One genomic segment of Roseofilum reptotaenium CS-1145 includes these proteins:
- a CDS encoding TerB family tellurite resistance protein, with amino-acid sequence MYETYGPAPWIKTDRYGITKTLPPETSVIWYKALLLCANGDGELSQPERDWVIGHATTYHPEMSESQIDELRNFNGTGTTDDIEKLVFSDPLAKKGRYVLVYEAIQASAADGDYSDGEKATIRKMAGKLGIGEAKVAELESLFEEEKALKEKRIRIWHPEGIPGED; translated from the coding sequence ATGTATGAAACCTACGGACCAGCCCCTTGGATTAAAACCGATCGCTACGGAATTACCAAAACTCTTCCCCCTGAGACTTCTGTAATTTGGTACAAAGCACTGCTACTGTGTGCCAATGGAGATGGAGAACTCTCACAACCCGAACGGGATTGGGTCATTGGTCATGCCACAACCTACCACCCTGAGATGAGTGAGAGCCAAATTGATGAACTGAGAAATTTCAACGGAACTGGCACAACGGATGATATCGAAAAACTCGTATTCAGCGATCCCTTAGCCAAAAAGGGACGTTATGTTCTCGTTTATGAGGCAATTCAGGCTTCGGCTGCAGATGGGGACTACAGTGACGGAGAAAAAGCGACGATTCGTAAAATGGCGGGCAAGCTCGGAATTGGTGAAGCCAAAGTAGCAGAACTTGAGAGTTTGTTTGAAGAAGAGAAGGCGTTAAAAGAGAAGCGGATTCGGATCTGGCATCCTGAAGGGATT